In Caproicibacterium amylolyticum, a genomic segment contains:
- the rsxE gene encoding electron transport complex subunit RsxE, whose protein sequence is MAEKKVSLWHEFTKGLIKENPVLRLVLGCCATLALSTAASNAIGMGVATTFVLVCSNAVISALRKVIPDKVRIPCYIVIIAGFVSVVQMLIEAFSPDLKATLGIYLPLIVVNCIILGRAEGFANKNKVLPSIMDGLGMGCGFTITLLLMGTIREILGSGTFFGMQVMPAMYPGIIIFLLPPGGFFVFGMLMAITNHITERRGGTPVRDMSCDACPMAACCGHVETKHSAQTAAQVPAKSVVENKFIKEPAADTKEGEQ, encoded by the coding sequence ATGGCTGAAAAGAAAGTAAGCCTTTGGCATGAGTTTACCAAGGGCCTTATCAAAGAGAACCCGGTTCTACGGCTGGTTCTCGGCTGCTGCGCCACACTGGCACTGTCCACCGCGGCAAGCAACGCAATCGGCATGGGCGTAGCCACCACCTTTGTTCTGGTCTGCTCCAATGCGGTTATCTCTGCACTGCGCAAGGTAATTCCGGACAAAGTCCGTATCCCCTGTTACATTGTCATTATTGCAGGCTTTGTTTCGGTTGTGCAGATGCTGATAGAGGCTTTCTCCCCCGATTTGAAGGCCACACTCGGAATTTACCTGCCCCTGATCGTTGTAAACTGCATTATTTTGGGCCGTGCCGAAGGTTTTGCAAACAAGAATAAGGTCTTGCCCAGCATTATGGACGGCCTTGGCATGGGCTGCGGCTTTACCATTACCCTGCTGCTCATGGGCACTATCCGTGAGATTCTCGGCTCCGGTACATTCTTCGGCATGCAGGTCATGCCGGCAATGTACCCCGGCATCATCATTTTCCTGCTCCCTCCCGGCGGTTTCTTTGTGTTTGGCATGCTTATGGCAATTACCAACCACATTACTGAACGCCGCGGCGGCACGCCTGTGCGTGACATGAGCTGTGATGCCTGCCCGATGGCCGCCTGCTGCGGACATGTTGAAACAAAGCACTCCGCTCAGACAGCTGCACAGGTTCCGGCAAAGAGTGTTGTGGAAAACAAATTCATCAAAGAACCCGCTGC
- a CDS encoding RnfABCDGE type electron transport complex subunit G: MKVKVTAKDVVKPVVVLFLICLIVSVLLAFTNQLTKTKIVEINKQTEQQSQQQVLPNADSFEPKTSQGLNYAVGKKGGEVAGYVFTTSSKSYGGDVKVMTGISKEGKVTGVNLVSSNDTPGLGLNAQKASFRDQFKQAVPASGKFDVNKNGQTGNGQIAALTGATITSKAVADAVNQAVASFNTVKGGA; encoded by the coding sequence ATGAAAGTAAAAGTTACTGCTAAAGATGTTGTAAAACCTGTTGTCGTTCTCTTTTTAATCTGCCTGATTGTTTCGGTGCTGCTGGCCTTTACAAACCAGCTGACAAAAACCAAAATTGTTGAGATCAACAAACAAACTGAGCAACAGAGCCAACAGCAGGTGCTGCCGAACGCCGATTCTTTTGAACCGAAAACTTCTCAGGGCCTTAACTATGCTGTCGGCAAAAAGGGCGGCGAAGTTGCAGGCTATGTTTTCACCACCTCCAGCAAGAGCTACGGCGGCGATGTGAAAGTCATGACCGGCATCAGCAAGGAGGGCAAAGTGACCGGTGTAAATCTGGTTTCCTCCAACGACACCCCCGGCCTTGGCCTGAATGCACAGAAAGCCTCTTTCCGCGACCAATTTAAGCAGGCTGTGCCCGCAAGCGGCAAGTTTGACGTCAACAAAAACGGCCAGACCGGCAACGGACAGATTGCGGCACTGACCGGCGCCACCATTACCAGCAAGGCTGTTGCCGATGCTGTCAATCAGGCTGTTGCAAGCTTCAACACTGTAAAAGGAGGTGCCTGA